TGATCACGCGCATTCGGAGGCGCGCATGATCGGCTCCGTCCTCATCGGCCTCTTCCTGCTCGCGCTGGTCGCGGGCATGCCGCTCGCCACCGGCCTCGGGGTGGCGAGCATCGCGGTGCTGGCGCTCGCCGGCTTTGACCAGCTCGCGGTACCGACCAACATCTACGCCGGCATTGCCAAGTACCCGCTGCTGGCGATCCCGATGTTCATCCTTGCCGGCATGATCTTCGAGCGCTCCGGCGTCGCGGTGCGCCTGGTGCGTTTCGTCACCGCGATGGTCGGCGAATGGACCGGCTCGCTCGCGGTGGTGGCGGTACTGGTGTCGATGCTGCTCGGCGGCATCTCGGGCTCCGGCCCGGCCGATGCCGCGGCGGTGGCGGCGGTGATGCTGCCGTCGATGATCGCGCGCGGCTATCCGAAGGGCTTCTCGGCCGGCCTGATCGCCGCCTCGGGTTCGACCGCGATCGTCATCCCGCCCTCGGTGGCCTTCATCGTCTATAGCGTGATGGTGCCGGCCGCCACCGTGCCGGCGCTGTTCGCGGCGGGCCTGTTCCCGGGCATGGTGGCCGCGCTCTGCCTGCTGGTGCCGGCGATCATCATCAGCCGCAAGCATGGCTTCGGCCGCGACTACAAAGCAGAGCGCCCGCCGCTGGGCAAGAGCTTCATCGACGCGATCTGGGGGCTGCTGGCGCCGGTGATCATCCTCGGCGGCCTGCGCACCGGCATCTTCACGCCCACCGAGGCGGCGGTGGTGGCGGTGGCCTACGGCATCTTCGTCGGCATGGTGGTGTACCGCAGCATCAGCTTCGCGGGCCTGTTCCGCATCCTGGTCGAGGCCGCCGAGCTCTCCGCCGTGGTGCTGATGATCATCGGCATCGCCTCGGTGTTCGCCTGGGCGGGCAACACGCTCGGCATCTTCGATGCCGCGGCCAAGGCGCTGGTCGGGCTGCACTCCAGCGAGTGGCTGATGCTGCTGTCGATCAACCTGCTGCTGCTCGTCGCCGGCATGTTCCTCGACGCGATCTCGATCTTCCTGATCCTGCTGCCGCTGCTGGTGCCGATCGCGGTGGCGATGGGCTGGGACCTGGTGTGGTTCGGCGTGATGATGACGATCAACCTCGCCATCGGGCAGTTCACGCCACCGATGGCCATCTCGCTGATGATCACCTCGCGCATCGCCGGCATCGGCATGGAGGAGACCTTCAAGTGGGTGATCTGGCTCGTGCTGGCGATGGGCGCCGGGCTGACGCTGATGATCGTGTTCCCGCAGCTCGCGCTGTGGCTGCCGGCCAAGCTCGGCTACCTGTAGAAATCAACCGAATCAAGAGATCAATGGGGTCAGACCCCATTGATCTATTTATCTCTGATGTTCAGAGCTTGTAGGGATTGCCCTGCTCGATCTTGTAGCGGCCGCGGTAGTTGCCGTCCTCGAAGTAGCGGATTTCGCCGTCCACCTCATACAGTCGAGCGCATTGTCGCGCGCCGCCGCGCCAGGTTTTCCACTGGTTGCAATGCTGGCCGTCGGCGATGACTTCCCAGGTGCCGGTGTCGCTGCTGTTGCCGCTCTTGCCACGCATGGTGCCGTCGGGGGCGTTGTAGACCATGAAGCCGCTGCCCGACGCGGTGGTGCCGGTTGTTGTGTTGCCGGAGAGCAGGGTCTGGGCCTTGGCTGCGGCGACGGGCTGCATGCCCTTGTCGGTGAGTTCCTTCTCGGTGGAAGCGCAGGCGCCAAGCAGGAGCGCGGCTGACGCGCAGGCGAGCAGTCTGTTCATGAGAGTCTCCGTCGGGACGTTGTTGTGGTTCTTGCTGTCATACGACGTGCGTTTGCATGCCGTCTTTCTGATCTAGAGCTCCGCCATGCAAACGTCAACCCCGATGCGTGTCACCTCAGCCCGGCTGGTCGAGCAGGTCGTTGATGGCGATCTGGATGCGCTGCGCGACTCGGCTGCGGTCGAGCCCGGGGTTGCGGATGGTGCGTAGCAGCAGGCCCTCGAACAGGCTGGCGAGCACCTCGACCATGTCGCCGATCGCCGTCGGCGAGTCTTCGTGGCCGGCGCCATGGCGGATCGCGCGGATGGTCGCCGCGAGCTCGCGACGGCAGGTAGCGTCGGCCTCGCGCACGATCTGCGCCACGCGCGGGTTGCGTGCGGCCTCGGCGGCGATCTCGACCTTCAGCGCGGCGTTGATCGGGTCGAGCTGGTCGGCGACGCCTTCGGCGGCGCGCTCGATCAACGCCGCTCGCACGTTGCAGGCTGCGCGCAGTTCGGCCGTGAGGGTCAGCAGGCTCTCGAGGTCCTGCGCCACGATCGCGGCGATGATCGCTTCCTTGTTCTCGAAGTAGTGGTAGATGTGGCCGGCGCTCATGCCCGCGCTTTTCGAGATCTGTGCGATGCTGGCGCCATGAAAACCGTGCTCGCGGAAGCACTGCGCGGCGGCGTTCAGGATCTGCTGGCGGCGGGCGGTGGCGCGCGGAGCGTCGGTGGTTTGAGGGCTGGAATCCGTGATCTGCATGCTGTCCTGAGGGGGTGTGCCGGGTGCCGTTCGCGGAACGGGTGGCACCCCCCGGTGTCTTGAAATATCTTGCGATGCAGCAAACGATAACATAGAATGAGCGTTCGATCTAGAATAACCATTCTAATGAGCGGGAAATCAGGCCGCGATCACCCATCGCTCGCCGTGATTGCCGCGCTTCGCGTTCACGAGGCTCCAATGAAGATCACACCCCAACCCCGATTCAGGTCCGCTGCCGTGGTGGCGCTGGGCGCCCTGTTCCTTGCCGCGTGCAGTGGCGGCAAGGAACAGGGCGCCGGCGGGCCGCCGCAGGCGCCTGCGGTGACGGTGATGACGGTGGCGACCAGCTCCGTCCCGATGGTCGTCGAACTCCCCGGCCGCACCACGCCCTACCTGATCGCCGAGCTGCGCCCTCAGGTCACCGGCATCGTCACCCAGCGCGCCTTCAATGAAGGCAGCGAGGTCAAGGCGGGCCAGGTGCTCTATCGCATCGACGACGCGCCCTACCAGGCCGCCCACGACAGCGCCAAGGCCGCGCTCGCGCGCGCCGAGGCCAATGCCCAGGTCGCCCGCATCAAGGCCGAGCGCCACGCCGCGCTGGCGAAGATCGAGGCGGTCAGCAAGCAGGCCAACGACGACGCCCAGGCCGCGCTCAAGCAGGCCCAGGCCGAGGTCGCCGCCGCCCGGGCCGCGCTCGACAAGGCCAGGATCGACCTCGACTACACCCGGCTCAAGTCGCCGATCTCCGGCCGCATCGGCCGTTCGACGGTCACCGCCGGCGCGCTCGTGACCGCCAACCAGGCGCAGGCGCTCGCCACCGTGCAGCAGCTCGACCCGATCTACGTCGACCTGACCCAGTCCAGCGCCGAGATGCTGCGCCTGCGCCGCGAGATCGCCGCCGGCCGCCTGCAGGCGGGGGCGAAGGGCGAGGTGCCGGTGAAGCTGATCCTCGAGGACGGCAGCGAGTACGCCGCCGAGGGCCGCCTGGCGCTGTCGGAAGTCACCGTGGACGAGGGTACCGGCAGCGTGACCCTGCGCGCCCAGTTCCCCAACGCCGACGGCGTGCTGCTGCCCGGCATGTACGTGCGCGCCCGCCTGCCCCAGGGCACGCGCAGCGAGGCGATCCGGGTGCCGCACAAGGCGCTGTCGCGCGACCCGCGCGGCAACGCGCTGGTGATGCTGGTCGATGCCGAGGGCAAGGTCGAGGCGCGTCCGGTGCAGGTCGCGCAGTCGCTCGGCTCGGACTGGGTGGTGACCAGCGGCCTGGCGGCCGGCGAGCGCATCATCGTCGAGGGCCTGCAGAAGATCCGCCCGGGTGCGACGGTGCAGGCGCAGGAGGCGGGGGCCAGCCCCCCGGCTGCCGGCCAGGCGCCCGCGGCCAAGGCCAGCTGAGGTAGCCGACCATGGCCCGTTTCTTCATCGACCGACCCATCTTCGCGTGGGTCATCGCCATCGTCATCATGCTGGCGGGCGCGCTGTCCATCCAGCAGCTACCGGTGTCCCAGTACCCGTCGATCGCGCCGCCCGCGATCGTCATCAACGCCCGCTACCCGGGCGCCTCGGCCAAGGCGGTCGAGGACTCGGTGACGCAGATCATCGAGCAGAAGCTCACCGGCCTCGACGGCCTGCTGTACATGAAGTCGACCAGCGACGCCTACGGCAACGCCTCGACCACGCTCACCTTCTCCGCCGACACCGACCCCGACATCGCCCAGGTGCAGGTGCAGAA
This region of Thauera sp. JM12B12 genomic DNA includes:
- a CDS encoding TRAP transporter large permease yields the protein MIGSVLIGLFLLALVAGMPLATGLGVASIAVLALAGFDQLAVPTNIYAGIAKYPLLAIPMFILAGMIFERSGVAVRLVRFVTAMVGEWTGSLAVVAVLVSMLLGGISGSGPADAAAVAAVMLPSMIARGYPKGFSAGLIAASGSTAIVIPPSVAFIVYSVMVPAATVPALFAAGLFPGMVAALCLLVPAIIISRKHGFGRDYKAERPPLGKSFIDAIWGLLAPVIILGGLRTGIFTPTEAAVVAVAYGIFVGMVVYRSISFAGLFRILVEAAELSAVVLMIIGIASVFAWAGNTLGIFDAAAKALVGLHSSEWLMLLSINLLLLVAGMFLDAISIFLILLPLLVPIAVAMGWDLVWFGVMMTINLAIGQFTPPMAISLMITSRIAGIGMEETFKWVIWLVLAMGAGLTLMIVFPQLALWLPAKLGYL
- a CDS encoding DUF995 domain-containing protein, giving the protein MNRLLACASAALLLGACASTEKELTDKGMQPVAAAKAQTLLSGNTTTGTTASGSGFMVYNAPDGTMRGKSGNSSDTGTWEVIADGQHCNQWKTWRGGARQCARLYEVDGEIRYFEDGNYRGRYKIEQGNPYKL
- a CDS encoding TetR/AcrR family transcriptional regulator; the protein is MQITDSSPQTTDAPRATARRQQILNAAAQCFREHGFHGASIAQISKSAGMSAGHIYHYFENKEAIIAAIVAQDLESLLTLTAELRAACNVRAALIERAAEGVADQLDPINAALKVEIAAEAARNPRVAQIVREADATCRRELAATIRAIRHGAGHEDSPTAIGDMVEVLASLFEGLLLRTIRNPGLDRSRVAQRIQIAINDLLDQPG
- a CDS encoding efflux RND transporter periplasmic adaptor subunit — translated: MKITPQPRFRSAAVVALGALFLAACSGGKEQGAGGPPQAPAVTVMTVATSSVPMVVELPGRTTPYLIAELRPQVTGIVTQRAFNEGSEVKAGQVLYRIDDAPYQAAHDSAKAALARAEANAQVARIKAERHAALAKIEAVSKQANDDAQAALKQAQAEVAAARAALDKARIDLDYTRLKSPISGRIGRSTVTAGALVTANQAQALATVQQLDPIYVDLTQSSAEMLRLRREIAAGRLQAGAKGEVPVKLILEDGSEYAAEGRLALSEVTVDEGTGSVTLRAQFPNADGVLLPGMYVRARLPQGTRSEAIRVPHKALSRDPRGNALVMLVDAEGKVEARPVQVAQSLGSDWVVTSGLAAGERIIVEGLQKIRPGATVQAQEAGASPPAAGQAPAAKAS